In a single window of the Coriobacteriia bacterium genome:
- a CDS encoding site-specific integrase — MRYHVEPYRRRVDGEWKAVRNRQKVVIDLGMQPDHATGKMKRTREIYYFEGGKREAEADAQARVEKMMSGSGTVAPVHGTVGEWLDEWLRVYIEPKMRDGRLAASTVTSYRSIVRRYLKSELGDTPLKGLKPEHVTTMYAKMQKPKPEGGYGVSLRTRELTHVTLKSALKKAVELGRVRYNVLDDGQGVDRPTLPKGERKRPVNALEREVAVGLMAALAADSGIGSRLYLPALLALVTGMRRGEILALRRDDVTLPSESDTGALGLITVRRAWDKEAVEGGRSPVERYRVKEWPKSGAERAVDVAPEVVTILRDAMKRQDELREAAGELWFTSAKRADGTVLEWGDLIITDDHGFPWWPDSFSSAWKSWCDDNSIKCRFHDLRATSGSLALEAGIDPETVRQRLGHHSAAFFLERYAKPMRKAQERDAGIMGALVAGVVPDVGAEDEAG; from the coding sequence ATGAGATACCACGTCGAGCCCTACAGGCGCCGCGTCGATGGTGAGTGGAAGGCCGTCCGCAATCGCCAGAAGGTCGTTATCGACCTCGGGATGCAGCCGGACCATGCGACGGGCAAGATGAAGCGCACGCGGGAGATCTACTACTTCGAGGGCGGCAAGCGCGAGGCCGAGGCCGATGCACAAGCCCGCGTCGAGAAGATGATGAGCGGGTCCGGGACTGTCGCGCCCGTTCACGGCACTGTCGGGGAATGGCTCGATGAATGGTTGAGGGTCTACATCGAGCCGAAGATGCGCGACGGACGGCTCGCTGCATCCACCGTCACGAGCTACCGAAGCATCGTTCGCCGCTACCTGAAGTCCGAGTTGGGCGACACGCCGCTGAAGGGTCTGAAGCCGGAACACGTCACCACGATGTACGCGAAGATGCAGAAGCCCAAGCCCGAGGGCGGCTACGGTGTCTCGCTGCGCACTCGTGAGCTCACGCACGTCACACTGAAGTCCGCGCTCAAGAAGGCCGTCGAGTTGGGGCGGGTCCGCTACAACGTCTTGGACGATGGGCAGGGAGTCGACCGCCCGACGCTGCCCAAGGGTGAGCGCAAGCGCCCAGTGAACGCGCTCGAACGCGAAGTCGCTGTCGGGCTGATGGCCGCACTTGCCGCTGACAGCGGTATAGGATCGCGGCTGTATCTCCCGGCACTGCTCGCGCTCGTGACGGGGATGCGCCGTGGCGAGATCCTGGCGCTGAGGCGCGACGATGTGACGCTGCCGTCCGAGTCCGACACTGGGGCACTGGGGCTCATCACCGTCCGTCGCGCATGGGACAAGGAGGCGGTCGAGGGCGGCAGGTCGCCAGTCGAGCGATACCGCGTGAAGGAGTGGCCGAAGTCCGGCGCCGAACGTGCGGTCGACGTGGCGCCCGAGGTCGTGACGATCCTGCGTGATGCGATGAAGCGACAGGACGAGCTCAGGGAGGCGGCAGGGGAGTTGTGGTTCACGTCCGCCAAGCGGGCCGATGGTACGGTCCTGGAGTGGGGCGACCTCATCATCACCGACGACCACGGCTTCCCGTGGTGGCCGGACTCGTTTTCGAGCGCGTGGAAGTCGTGGTGTGACGACAACAGCATCAAGTGCAGGTTCCACGATCTCCGGGCTACCTCGGGCTCACTCGCGCTAGAGGCCGGCATCGATCCTGAGACAGTGAGACAGCGACTCGGGCATCACTCGGCGGCGTTCTTCTTGGAGCGGTACGCGAAGCCCATGCGCAAGGCACAGGAGCGCGATGCTGGTATCATGGGTGCGCTCGTGGCGGGCGTGGTGCCCGATGTTGGTGCCGAGGATGAGGCAGGGTAG
- a CDS encoding N-acetylmuramoyl-L-alanine amidase: MAERSRSARMDRVRGKRKRVYALVAVAAAVVVLVIAGVAFALVRSASSERRTVEAAIPASEETSASIASKVGTSTVPVEVPVLVGMQIAEAEMLVKAAGLTLVKIPTPPGDAVAGIVLAQTPAAGQRITVDTPVELVYADPAAVAVATAAPSSAPAGASGYVVCIDPGHQGVANSGQEPVGPGATETKAKVTGGASGAVTRQAEHALVLTLSFKIKERLERYGVTVVMTRTTAMVDISNAQRAQVATEAGADLFLRVHADSNTNADIRGISTLYPAGNDWVEPIREESLRAAGIVHNQMLASTGAANRGLSARSDLSGFNWSTVPTVLVEVGFLSNPNDDKQLADEAYQDNLADGIARGVLSYLGVTE; this comes from the coding sequence ATGGCCGAGCGCAGCAGATCGGCGCGAATGGACCGCGTGCGCGGTAAGCGCAAGCGGGTGTACGCGCTTGTGGCCGTGGCTGCCGCCGTGGTGGTGCTTGTGATCGCTGGCGTTGCGTTCGCGCTCGTGCGTTCGGCTTCGAGCGAGCGCCGCACGGTAGAGGCCGCGATCCCCGCCTCGGAAGAGACGTCGGCGTCTATTGCGTCGAAGGTGGGCACCTCCACCGTGCCCGTCGAGGTCCCGGTGCTCGTGGGCATGCAGATCGCCGAGGCCGAGATGCTCGTGAAGGCAGCCGGCCTCACGCTCGTGAAGATCCCCACGCCGCCCGGCGACGCGGTAGCCGGCATCGTGCTCGCGCAGACGCCTGCGGCGGGTCAGCGCATCACGGTAGACACGCCGGTCGAGCTTGTGTACGCCGATCCGGCGGCGGTGGCGGTGGCCACGGCGGCGCCTTCGTCGGCTCCGGCGGGTGCGAGCGGCTACGTGGTCTGCATCGATCCGGGCCACCAGGGCGTTGCCAACAGCGGCCAGGAGCCGGTGGGACCGGGCGCCACGGAGACCAAGGCGAAGGTCACCGGGGGCGCCAGCGGTGCGGTGACGCGCCAGGCCGAGCACGCCCTCGTGCTCACGCTGTCGTTCAAGATCAAGGAGCGCCTCGAGCGCTACGGCGTGACGGTGGTGATGACCCGCACGACCGCGATGGTGGATATCTCCAACGCGCAGCGGGCGCAGGTGGCCACCGAGGCGGGCGCCGACCTGTTCTTGCGCGTGCACGCCGATTCCAACACCAACGCCGACATCCGCGGCATCTCCACGCTCTATCCAGCGGGCAACGACTGGGTCGAGCCCATCCGCGAGGAGAGCCTGCGCGCGGCGGGCATCGTCCACAACCAGATGCTCGCCTCAACCGGCGCCGCCAACCGCGGCCTCTCGGCGCGCTCGGACCTGTCGGGCTTCAACTGGTCCACCGTGCCGACCGTGCTCGTGGAGGTGGGCTTTCTCTCCAACCCGAACGACGACAAGCAGCTCGCCGATGAGGCCTACCAGGACAACCTGGCCGACGGCATCGCACGCGGCGTGCTCTCGTACCTGGGGGTGACCGAGTAG
- a CDS encoding PIN domain-containing protein: protein MRVLFDTNVVLDVLLAREPHALPAARLFAAVVDGVLEGVLCATSVTTLDYLASKAASARVAHDLLDVALGIFEIAPVNGAVLHQALGGRGPDFEDSVIAAAAAAADVDAIVTRDPAGYRYAAMPVMSPEELIAVIHATRDHVEIVSI, encoded by the coding sequence GTGAGGGTGCTCTTCGACACGAACGTCGTGCTCGACGTCCTCCTTGCCCGGGAGCCGCACGCACTTCCGGCTGCACGACTGTTCGCGGCCGTCGTGGATGGTGTGCTTGAGGGAGTGTTGTGCGCCACAAGTGTCACGACGCTGGACTACCTGGCCTCGAAGGCGGCCAGCGCCCGGGTAGCCCACGATCTGCTCGATGTCGCACTCGGTATCTTCGAGATCGCCCCTGTGAACGGCGCTGTCCTGCATCAGGCGCTCGGCGGTCGCGGGCCCGACTTCGAGGACTCCGTGATCGCTGCAGCTGCCGCGGCTGCCGACGTGGACGCGATCGTCACGCGCGATCCAGCCGGTTATCGGTATGCGGCGATGCCGGTGATGTCTCCGGAGGAACTGATCGCCGTCATCCACGCCACGCGTGACCATGTGGAGATCGTTTCGATCTGA
- a CDS encoding helix-turn-helix domain-containing protein: protein MVTEAIPLLDSLPDLMTVHEAALVLRRCDSSVYAATRSGEIPAVRLGRRTVIPKAAIVRLIGEAS, encoded by the coding sequence ATGGTGACTGAGGCCATCCCGCTCCTCGACTCCCTCCCCGACCTCATGACGGTCCACGAGGCCGCACTCGTCCTCAGACGGTGCGACAGCAGCGTGTACGCCGCCACGAGGTCAGGGGAGATCCCTGCCGTCCGTCTTGGGCGACGCACCGTCATACCCAAGGCCGCGATCGTGCGGCTGATCGGAGAAGCATCATGA
- a CDS encoding type IV toxin-antitoxin system AbiEi family antitoxin — translation MIELRAALKKNPDAPLAVGAESAAYRLGLSSRRPDREVIGAPKEIRLPRALRQFRIARWTTQHVVRRDDLPVWRVATLLAFMASQPAGYHDWPNVGEWIAAAANEVPIDDLTEELSGRPRAAWARAAYLLDRGGRPDFASQLLDGAPDGRGPYYMGSRKAPGRYFKEYDLVDSTGMEVGIE, via the coding sequence ATGATCGAACTGCGGGCAGCGCTGAAGAAGAATCCAGACGCGCCGCTCGCGGTAGGGGCCGAGTCGGCTGCCTACCGTCTCGGGCTCTCCAGCCGACGCCCCGATCGCGAAGTGATCGGCGCCCCGAAGGAGATTCGCCTGCCGAGGGCACTTCGGCAGTTCAGAATCGCCAGATGGACGACCCAACACGTAGTGCGACGGGACGACTTGCCGGTGTGGAGAGTCGCGACTCTGCTTGCCTTCATGGCCTCTCAACCTGCGGGCTACCATGATTGGCCGAACGTGGGGGAGTGGATTGCTGCTGCAGCGAATGAAGTCCCGATTGATGACCTTACCGAGGAACTGTCGGGCCGACCACGGGCCGCTTGGGCCCGCGCAGCATACCTGCTGGACCGTGGCGGTCGTCCCGATTTCGCGTCCCAGCTTCTGGACGGCGCTCCTGACGGAAGAGGACCGTACTACATGGGAAGCCGGAAGGCTCCCGGGCGGTACTTCAAGGAATACGACCTCGTCGACTCCACGGGCATGGAGGTCGGCATCGAATGA
- a CDS encoding site-specific integrase, which produces MGRTARRRTVGAWLEEWLAVYVYPRMRDGELAGGTVASYRGHVHRYLIPELGTIELRRLGPEHVTALYRRMGAPKAEGGYGLSVRTRELTHATLRMALDRAVALGHVKRNVLVEGQGVDRPRVRRRRVTALERDEAVMLLSTLAADPGAGRRLFVPALLALTTGMRRGEILALRVSDIDLPARSRSRALGRLTVARTWDKSVDPTLPYAPIERYRVREWPKSGRERYIDLPPEVVRVLREALAERARVKQAAGPDWQTGGLRCDGTSIEWGELVVCDAYGRPWWPDSFSSAWYQWCKAAGFSCRFHDLRATSGSIALAAGIDAEAVSERLGHHSAAFFLEHYAKALHTARAADAGIMGELVSEALAHQTGP; this is translated from the coding sequence GTGGGACGCACGGCGAGGCGGAGGACGGTCGGCGCGTGGCTCGAGGAGTGGCTCGCCGTGTACGTCTACCCGCGCATGCGCGACGGCGAGCTGGCCGGCGGTACGGTCGCCAGCTACCGCGGGCACGTGCACCGCTACCTCATCCCCGAGCTGGGGACCATCGAGCTCCGACGGCTTGGACCGGAGCACGTCACCGCTCTCTACCGCCGGATGGGTGCACCGAAGGCCGAGGGCGGCTACGGACTATCCGTACGCACGCGGGAGCTGACGCATGCGACGCTGCGCATGGCGCTCGATCGCGCGGTCGCGCTGGGGCACGTGAAGCGAAACGTGCTCGTGGAAGGGCAGGGGGTCGACCGACCCCGGGTGCGACGGCGGCGCGTCACCGCGCTCGAGCGGGACGAAGCGGTGATGCTGCTCTCGACGCTCGCAGCGGATCCCGGCGCCGGACGTCGGTTGTTCGTGCCGGCACTGCTTGCGCTCACTACCGGGATGCGGCGGGGCGAGATCCTCGCACTGCGGGTGAGCGACATCGACCTGCCTGCACGCAGCCGTTCGCGAGCGCTCGGTAGACTCACGGTGGCGCGCACGTGGGACAAGAGCGTCGACCCCACGCTGCCGTACGCGCCGATCGAGCGGTATCGCGTGCGCGAGTGGCCCAAGTCGGGGCGAGAGCGCTACATCGATCTGCCGCCCGAGGTGGTACGAGTGCTGAGGGAGGCGCTTGCGGAACGGGCGAGGGTGAAGCAGGCAGCTGGTCCGGATTGGCAGACCGGCGGGCTGCGCTGCGACGGCACGTCGATCGAGTGGGGCGAGCTCGTGGTGTGTGACGCGTACGGGCGTCCATGGTGGCCCGACTCGTTTTCGAGCGCATGGTATCAATGGTGCAAGGCCGCGGGCTTCTCATGCCGCTTCCACGACTTGCGCGCAACGTCGGGGTCCATTGCGCTTGCGGCGGGCATTGACGCGGAGGCGGTGAGCGAGCGGCTCGGCCACCACTCGGCGGCGTTCTTCCTCGAGCACTATGCCAAAGCGTTGCATACGGCCCGCGCAGCGGATGCTGGTATCATGGGCGAGTTGGTCTCAGAGGCACTCGCGCACCAGACGGGCCCGTAG
- a CDS encoding polysaccharide biosynthesis tyrosine autokinase, producing MDELDLRDYLNVIMARKWVIIRTALLVTIVALVWSVLQPPVYEGQAKLLISETGSGADIFSSLGLEYSSQPERGLQTQVQLMQVRPLLENTIRTLELGVSPEELAERVEVTAVGQTNIVTVMARDGDPEQAAAIANTLAEEFVVWSRNYKRESITDAATEVETRLGVAREEILDLGRTIADEGKSDELTAELAIATGNYTTLAAKLEELRISAQLETGSGRVVSPAVVADDPVAPTPLRNTALGLMLGLIVGLGLAFLYEYLDNTIKSSEEAEKLLGVPVLGIIPAEKYEKDERRRASILTHPSGAAAEGYRVLRNNLDYINFQHDIKTLLISSAAPAEGKSTVAANLAAGLAQAGKKVVLVACDFRKPTTQQFFGVKNLIGLSDVLTGAHSLKSALQKPMDGLDLLVLTSGKLPPNPSELLGSEKMKGALDELKEWADWVVIDTPPLLAVADGAAVVRYTDGVLLVTKANSSTREAVRKAGEMIASAGGRPVGSVVWGLEAAGARAGYGYGYGKGTYGGYYSYADYYNTPEPDENHRRGHERAAASGSAVQSVYVPAKSPGRKFAESLGRVTSAVLAVLAVVAIAALVVYFLDQALGWGVLSGLVSM from the coding sequence GTGGACGAACTGGACCTCCGCGACTATCTCAACGTGATCATGGCCCGCAAGTGGGTCATCATCCGTACGGCGCTTCTCGTGACGATCGTGGCGCTCGTGTGGAGCGTTCTGCAGCCGCCGGTCTACGAGGGCCAGGCGAAGCTGCTCATCTCCGAGACCGGCTCCGGAGCCGACATCTTCAGCAGCCTGGGGCTCGAGTACTCCAGCCAGCCTGAGCGAGGGCTTCAGACCCAGGTGCAGCTGATGCAGGTACGACCGCTTCTGGAGAACACCATCCGCACGCTCGAGCTGGGTGTCTCGCCCGAGGAGCTTGCCGAGCGCGTTGAGGTTACTGCGGTCGGGCAGACCAACATCGTGACGGTGATGGCGCGCGATGGCGACCCCGAGCAGGCTGCGGCGATCGCGAACACACTCGCGGAGGAATTCGTGGTGTGGAGCCGGAACTACAAGCGTGAGAGCATCACCGATGCCGCCACAGAGGTGGAGACCCGCCTGGGCGTGGCCAGGGAGGAGATCCTCGACCTTGGCCGCACGATCGCCGACGAGGGTAAGAGCGACGAACTCACGGCCGAGCTTGCCATCGCCACCGGCAACTACACCACGCTTGCCGCCAAGCTCGAGGAACTGCGCATCAGCGCTCAGCTGGAGACAGGCTCGGGTCGCGTGGTGAGCCCGGCTGTGGTGGCCGACGATCCGGTGGCGCCCACCCCGCTCCGCAACACCGCTCTCGGGTTGATGCTGGGCCTCATCGTCGGTCTCGGGCTGGCGTTCCTGTACGAGTACCTCGACAACACCATCAAGAGCTCCGAGGAGGCCGAGAAGCTCCTGGGCGTGCCGGTGCTGGGCATCATCCCGGCCGAGAAGTACGAGAAGGACGAACGGCGGCGCGCGAGCATCCTCACGCACCCATCGGGTGCTGCGGCAGAAGGCTACCGCGTGTTGCGCAACAACCTGGATTACATCAACTTCCAGCACGACATCAAGACGCTGCTCATTTCGAGCGCCGCACCTGCGGAGGGCAAGAGCACGGTGGCAGCGAACCTCGCCGCCGGTCTCGCGCAGGCCGGCAAGAAGGTGGTGCTCGTGGCATGCGACTTCCGCAAGCCGACCACCCAGCAGTTCTTCGGGGTCAAGAACCTCATCGGGCTCTCCGACGTGCTCACCGGTGCACATTCGCTCAAGAGCGCGCTGCAGAAGCCGATGGATGGTCTCGACCTCCTCGTGCTCACCAGCGGCAAACTGCCTCCCAATCCGAGCGAACTGCTCGGTTCCGAGAAGATGAAGGGCGCTCTGGACGAGCTCAAGGAGTGGGCCGACTGGGTGGTCATCGACACGCCGCCGCTCCTGGCGGTGGCCGATGGGGCGGCTGTGGTGCGGTACACCGACGGTGTGCTGCTTGTGACCAAGGCCAACAGCTCCACCCGCGAGGCCGTGCGGAAGGCCGGGGAGATGATCGCCAGCGCTGGCGGCCGGCCGGTCGGCTCTGTGGTGTGGGGCCTGGAAGCCGCTGGCGCTCGCGCGGGCTATGGCTACGGGTACGGCAAGGGCACCTACGGCGGCTACTACTCGTACGCCGACTACTACAACACGCCGGAGCCCGACGAGAATCATCGGCGTGGGCACGAGCGAGCAGCCGCATCCGGCTCCGCTGTTCAGAGCGTGTACGTCCCCGCCAAGAGCCCCGGCCGCAAGTTCGCCGAGAGTCTGGGCAGGGTGACGAGTGCGGTGCTGGCAGTGCTGGCCGTGGTGGCGATCGCCGCGCTCGTGGTGTACTTCCTCGACCAGGCGCTCGGGTGGGGAGTGCTGTCGGGGCTGGTGAGCATGTGA
- the rpoD gene encoding RNA polymerase sigma factor RpoD has product MPELELSAVKTLVKMGKSKGNLTDEEIQGALSDIDLNEEQFENIYMFFQKSGIEIAEEHVSEVDIDDVPRDEPVDPDAVVEDVPEDAVAEVVAVAKPAAKTAAKRKPRRKTDTVASAPLTSDPVRMYLKEIGKVPLLTARQEVDLAMKIEAGLLAVDQLDEAAGKGVNLERPEQRRLERLERIGVDAKKQLVEANLRLVVSIAKRYVGRGMLFLDLIQEGNLGLIRAVEKFDYEKGFKFSTYATWWIRQAITRAIADQARTIRIPVHMVETINKLIRIQRQLLQELGREPTPEEIGEKMEMSAERVREILKISQEPVSLETPIGEEEDSQLGDFIEDGEAVVPPDAASFSMLQEQLAKVLDSLSERERKVIELRFGLEDGHPRTLEEVGREFGVTRERIRQIESKTLCKLRHPSRSSRLKDYLE; this is encoded by the coding sequence GTGCCGGAGCTTGAGCTCTCCGCGGTCAAGACGCTGGTCAAGATGGGCAAGTCCAAGGGCAACCTCACCGATGAGGAGATCCAGGGCGCGCTGTCGGACATCGATCTGAACGAAGAGCAGTTCGAGAACATCTACATGTTCTTCCAGAAGAGCGGCATCGAGATCGCCGAAGAGCATGTATCCGAGGTCGACATCGACGACGTGCCGCGCGACGAGCCGGTCGATCCGGACGCGGTGGTGGAGGACGTGCCGGAGGACGCGGTCGCGGAGGTTGTCGCGGTCGCGAAGCCCGCCGCCAAGACCGCCGCGAAGCGTAAGCCGCGCCGCAAGACGGACACTGTGGCCTCGGCGCCACTCACGAGCGACCCCGTGCGCATGTACCTCAAGGAGATCGGCAAGGTGCCGCTGCTCACGGCGCGTCAGGAAGTCGATCTGGCCATGAAGATCGAGGCGGGCCTGCTCGCCGTCGATCAGCTCGATGAGGCCGCCGGGAAGGGCGTCAATCTCGAGCGGCCAGAGCAGCGTCGTCTCGAGCGCCTCGAGCGCATCGGTGTGGACGCCAAGAAGCAGCTGGTGGAAGCCAACCTGCGCCTCGTGGTCAGTATCGCCAAGCGCTACGTGGGACGCGGGATGCTCTTCTTGGATCTCATCCAGGAAGGCAACCTCGGTCTCATCCGCGCCGTCGAGAAGTTCGACTACGAGAAGGGCTTCAAGTTCTCCACCTACGCCACGTGGTGGATCCGTCAGGCCATCACGCGCGCGATCGCCGACCAGGCGCGCACCATCCGCATCCCGGTGCACATGGTGGAAACCATCAACAAGCTCATCCGCATCCAGCGGCAGCTGCTCCAGGAGCTCGGGCGCGAGCCCACCCCGGAGGAGATCGGCGAGAAGATGGAGATGAGCGCCGAGCGCGTGCGCGAGATCCTCAAGATCAGCCAGGAGCCCGTCTCGCTCGAGACGCCGATCGGCGAGGAAGAGGATTCGCAGCTGGGCGACTTCATCGAGGACGGCGAGGCGGTCGTGCCGCCGGACGCGGCGAGCTTCAGCATGCTGCAGGAGCAGCTCGCCAAGGTGCTCGACTCGCTTTCCGAGCGCGAGCGCAAGGTGATCGAGCTCCGCTTCGGCCTGGAAGACGGGCACCCGCGCACCCTCGAAGAGGTCGGCCGCGAGTTTGGCGTGACGCGCGAGCGCATCCGACAGATCGAGAGCAAGACGCTCTGCAAGCTGCGGCACCCCAGCCGCTCGAGCAGGCTCAAGGACTACCTGGAGTAG
- a CDS encoding polysaccharide biosynthesis C-terminal domain-containing protein has protein sequence MGSAAVVTVWVAAAAGIVAWSLRWLLGWPSEDPRNMVMVWLPITVVAYLLANLQGGTAVGANRFESSLANAAVTGLLMAVGYLVAWLYAPPSVGTAMLIWSCAQLCGDAVGWAVLLRGVQFGRPRRHQMHELMRLSLSALPASVLGVATTRVDVLALGLVAPTAEVGRYAIAGLGVLVLGIGPSAIGQSLASRYGNDLDAAPRLLLRGVSAGLAVSLGTGIVAGLGIFPFVRLALGPSYAGTERMFLLLIPGAICFSVFQVALNYFTVVRKKPLWPGRIAGLAFVMDMLMLALLAPTMGGYGAAIASTTSYAAAAALTLLHLRQELRWRFLGVGSPAESVDVLESAELQER, from the coding sequence GTGGGATCCGCCGCGGTGGTGACAGTCTGGGTCGCTGCTGCTGCAGGGATTGTCGCGTGGAGCCTCAGGTGGCTGCTGGGTTGGCCGAGCGAGGATCCCCGAAACATGGTGATGGTCTGGCTTCCAATCACCGTGGTTGCGTACCTTCTGGCGAACTTGCAGGGTGGTACGGCTGTCGGGGCGAACCGATTCGAAAGCTCCCTGGCGAATGCCGCGGTCACGGGCTTGCTGATGGCTGTCGGCTACCTGGTTGCATGGCTATACGCACCCCCCAGCGTGGGCACTGCAATGCTGATCTGGAGCTGTGCGCAGTTGTGTGGAGACGCCGTGGGATGGGCTGTGCTGTTAAGAGGAGTCCAGTTTGGCCGTCCCCGAAGACACCAGATGCACGAGCTCATGCGCCTATCACTCAGTGCGCTGCCGGCCTCCGTGCTTGGTGTAGCCACGACACGAGTAGATGTCCTTGCCCTGGGACTTGTGGCGCCAACCGCCGAGGTGGGCCGCTACGCGATCGCGGGTCTAGGCGTGCTTGTCTTGGGAATCGGGCCTTCAGCGATCGGTCAGTCGCTCGCCTCGCGCTACGGAAACGACCTTGACGCTGCCCCGCGCTTGCTGCTGCGGGGTGTGTCCGCAGGACTGGCAGTGTCACTGGGGACGGGAATCGTAGCCGGTCTGGGCATATTCCCGTTCGTGAGACTGGCGCTCGGTCCCAGCTACGCCGGGACCGAGCGGATGTTCCTCCTCCTGATTCCGGGAGCTATCTGCTTCAGCGTCTTTCAAGTGGCGTTGAATTACTTCACCGTGGTTCGCAAGAAGCCGCTATGGCCCGGTCGCATCGCTGGTCTGGCATTCGTGATGGATATGCTGATGCTTGCACTGCTGGCTCCGACCATGGGCGGCTATGGAGCGGCGATAGCATCCACCACCTCCTACGCGGCTGCTGCTGCCCTAACGCTCTTGCACCTTCGTCAGGAGCTGCGCTGGCGGTTCTTGGGCGTTGGGTCGCCAGCGGAGTCTGTCGACGTCTTGGAGAGCGCGGAGTTGCAGGAACGATAG
- a CDS encoding DUF6364 family protein, which yields MNTKLTLRMDDSVIRGAKRYSAKAGKSVSQLVEDYLAVLSREAGSSEDTLPAVVKSLYGALAGSGVSEQDWYAHLEEKHR from the coding sequence ATGAACACGAAGCTGACCCTGCGCATGGACGATTCGGTGATCCGCGGAGCGAAGCGCTACTCGGCCAAAGCGGGGAAGTCGGTCTCGCAGCTGGTCGAAGACTACCTTGCCGTGTTGTCGCGCGAGGCCGGGTCCTCGGAGGACACGCTGCCTGCGGTGGTGAAGTCGCTCTACGGAGCGCTTGCCGGTTCCGGCGTGTCCGAACAGGACTGGTACGCGCACCTCGAGGAGAAGCACCGGTGA
- a CDS encoding sigma-70 family RNA polymerase sigma factor: protein MPTDERLTDDQKRLVESCQGLVRSIASTKRATTDAEFDDLVSAGNAALCRAAKKYDDARGAKFSTYAYKKIKGAILDRIAEVRRVKSTEYPQMDVRRSAVDPDDYAFSRVLHDDLACALDRLRDDERAVVSLLFGFDGSGRRTITEASEALGWSIERVMLTESAALDELREQVPHLADYFDDWEA from the coding sequence ATGCCCACCGACGAGCGGCTCACCGACGACCAGAAGCGACTCGTGGAGAGTTGCCAGGGCCTTGTACGCAGCATCGCGTCAACAAAGCGCGCCACCACCGACGCCGAGTTCGATGATCTCGTGTCGGCCGGCAACGCGGCACTGTGTCGCGCGGCGAAGAAGTACGACGATGCGCGCGGGGCGAAGTTCTCAACGTATGCGTACAAGAAGATCAAGGGCGCGATTCTCGATCGCATCGCTGAGGTCCGGCGAGTCAAGAGCACCGAGTATCCACAAATGGATGTCAGGCGCTCGGCGGTGGATCCCGATGACTATGCGTTCAGTCGAGTCCTGCACGACGATCTCGCTTGCGCACTGGATCGCCTGCGGGACGATGAGCGCGCCGTGGTGTCGCTGCTGTTCGGCTTCGACGGCTCAGGTAGGCGGACGATCACCGAGGCGAGCGAGGCGCTCGGATGGTCCATTGAGCGCGTGATGCTCACTGAGTCGGCTGCCCTCGATGAGTTGCGCGAGCAGGTGCCGCATCTGGCGGACTACTTCGATGACTGGGAGGCGTGA
- a CDS encoding helix-turn-helix transcriptional regulator — translation MLKLRRKREGLGLSRAEVARRSRISPTEYGRIESGMVRPYPVWAVRIAEAIGHNAECAQELFVEEDTDGD, via the coding sequence ATGCTTAAACTACGCCGCAAGAGGGAGGGACTCGGACTCTCCCGCGCCGAGGTCGCCCGTCGCTCACGCATCAGCCCCACCGAGTACGGGCGCATCGAGTCAGGGATGGTCAGGCCCTATCCAGTCTGGGCTGTCCGCATCGCTGAGGCCATCGGCCATAACGCCGAGTGTGCGCAAGAGTTGTTTGTAGAGGAGGACACCGATGGTGACTGA
- a CDS encoding nucleotidyl transferase AbiEii/AbiGii toxin family protein, translating to MITEGYLLRHCQGRPGGRGPAIIDIAQDHLLYYLSEQGLFDLGLSLKGGTAIRKFRAGNAGRFSTDLDFAGVSDALADLMVDAIDGARVGQFEFGTAPIDGTRRLQLLIRSPFGEIEVPARLDLGRRRLWLQPEVLSALPLPIHERYDFAIPPVPASRIEEVIAEKLAR from the coding sequence ATGATCACCGAGGGCTACCTGTTACGTCACTGCCAGGGCCGCCCCGGAGGTCGCGGGCCGGCCATCATCGACATCGCCCAAGATCACCTGCTCTACTACCTTTCCGAACAGGGCTTGTTTGACCTCGGGCTTTCGCTCAAGGGCGGCACGGCCATACGGAAGTTCCGTGCAGGGAACGCGGGCCGCTTCTCTACCGACCTGGACTTCGCCGGCGTGAGTGATGCGCTGGCGGACTTGATGGTCGACGCCATAGACGGAGCGCGAGTCGGTCAGTTCGAGTTCGGGACCGCTCCAATCGACGGCACACGACGGTTGCAGCTTCTGATTCGCAGCCCCTTCGGGGAGATCGAGGTTCCCGCCCGGCTCGATCTTGGTCGAAGACGACTGTGGCTTCAGCCCGAGGTCCTCTCGGCATTGCCACTGCCAATCCATGAGCGCTACGACTTCGCAATCCCGCCCGTCCCTGCCTCCCGAATCGAGGAGGTCATCGCCGAGAAGCTTGCCCGCTAG